CTACCAGACTGTCTTTGGAGGGTCGCTCGCGACAATCACTTACGCCGACGCGCACAACGTCACGGCGCCAGACGAAGCCGACCAGATCATGTGGGGGCAGGTCGAATCTGACGCCGGAGTCCGGATCATGGCCTACGACGTGCCGGGCCACACGGCATACGAGCCTGGCATCATCCCGCTCTTCGTCTCTGTGAGGGGAACGGATGCTGACGAGATCACGGCCTACTGGAACAAGCTTGCCGA
This DNA window, taken from Paramicrobacterium agarici, encodes the following:
- a CDS encoding VOC family protein, which codes for MSVNVTPHLNFRGQARAALEFYQTVFGGSLATITYADAHNVTAPDEADQIMWGQVESDAGVRIMAYDVPGHTAYEPGIIPLFVSVRGTDADEITAYWNKLADGATVLAPLAPAQWAPLYGMLTDRFGVTWVLDVQAEWDAA